One region of Erythrolamprus reginae isolate rEryReg1 chromosome 12, rEryReg1.hap1, whole genome shotgun sequence genomic DNA includes:
- the LMAN2L gene encoding VIP36-like protein isoform X1 — protein sequence MAAAAAAAAEGAWSRGLLLLLLWLPLLVWKAGSEHMEEYLKREHSLTMPYQGVGSGSSSLWELMGNAMVMTQFVRLTPDIQSKQGAVWNRVPCYLRDWEMQVHFKIHGQGKKNLNGDGFAVWYTKDRMQPGPGFGSKDTFIGLGVFVDTYPNEEKHQEAQKKRYSPGNQRVFPYVSAMITNGSLVYDHERDGRPTELGGCTAIVRNLEHDTFLVIRYVKRRLTVLLDIDGKHEWRDCVDIPGVHLPRGYFFGISSATGDLSDNHDIISLKTYQLTVDRTLEEEKRDKDVFLPVVENMKLPGMATPMQPMSGLALFLIVFFSLVAVVFIIVVGVIVYNKWQEQSRKHFY from the exons atggcggcggcggcggcggcggcggctgaggGAGCCTGGAGTCGGGggctgctcctgctgctgctaTGGTTGCCGCTGCTGGTCTGGAAAGCCGGGTCGGAGCACATGGAGGAGTACCTAAAGCGGGAGCACTCGCTCACCATGCCTTACCAGG GTGTGGGATCTGGCAGTTCGTCACTGTGGGAACTTATGGGCAACGCGATGGTGATGACCCAGTTTGTCCGACTCACTCCAGACATCCAAAGCAAACAGGGGGCTGTCTGGAACAGAGTG CCTTGTTACTTGAGGGATTGGGAGATGCAGGTGCATTTTAAAATCCACGGGCAAGGGAAGAAGAACCTCAACGGAGATGGCTTCGCGGTCTGGTACACCAAGGATCGGATGCAGCCAG GGCCGGGTTTTGGCAGCAAAGATACCTTCATAGGGCTGGGCGTGTTTGTAGACACCTACCCCAATGAGGAGAAGCACCAAGAG GCCCAGAAGAAGAGGTATTCTCCAGGAAACCAG CGCGTCTTCCCATACGTCTCGGCCATGATCACCAACGGGTCCCTGGTCTACGACCATGAGAGGGACGGGAGGCCGACCGAACTCGGGGGTTGCACGGCCATCGTTCGCAACCTGGAGCATGACACGTTCCTGGTGATCCGCTACGTGAAGAGGAGGCTTACG GTTTTGCTCGACATTGACGGAAAGCACGAATGGAGAGATTGCGTTGACATTCCTGGAGTCCACTTACCACGCGGCTACTTCTTCGGGATCTCTTCCGCCACAGGAGACTTATCAG ACAATCACGACATCATTTCCCTGAAGACATACCAGCTGACGGTTGACCGGACGTTGGAAGAAGAGAAGCGGGACAAAGACGTTTTCCTTCCTGTGGTGGAGAACATGAAACTACCCGGGA TGGCAACGCCGATGCAACCCATGAGTGGCCTTGCTCTCTTCCTGATCGTCTTCTTTTCGCTGGTGGCCGTCGTCTTCATTATCGTCGTTGGCGTCATTGTGTACAACAAATGGCAAGAACAGAGCCGGAAACATTTCTACTGA
- the LMAN2L gene encoding VIP36-like protein isoform X3 yields MQVHFKIHGQGKKNLNGDGFAVWYTKDRMQPGPGFGSKDTFIGLGVFVDTYPNEEKHQEAQKKRYSPGNQRVFPYVSAMITNGSLVYDHERDGRPTELGGCTAIVRNLEHDTFLVIRYVKRRLTVLLDIDGKHEWRDCVDIPGVHLPRGYFFGISSATGDLSDNHDIISLKTYQLTVDRTLEEEKRDKDVFLPVVENMKLPGMATPMQPMSGLALFLIVFFSLVAVVFIIVVGVIVYNKWQEQSRKHFY; encoded by the exons ATGCAGGTGCATTTTAAAATCCACGGGCAAGGGAAGAAGAACCTCAACGGAGATGGCTTCGCGGTCTGGTACACCAAGGATCGGATGCAGCCAG GGCCGGGTTTTGGCAGCAAAGATACCTTCATAGGGCTGGGCGTGTTTGTAGACACCTACCCCAATGAGGAGAAGCACCAAGAG GCCCAGAAGAAGAGGTATTCTCCAGGAAACCAG CGCGTCTTCCCATACGTCTCGGCCATGATCACCAACGGGTCCCTGGTCTACGACCATGAGAGGGACGGGAGGCCGACCGAACTCGGGGGTTGCACGGCCATCGTTCGCAACCTGGAGCATGACACGTTCCTGGTGATCCGCTACGTGAAGAGGAGGCTTACG GTTTTGCTCGACATTGACGGAAAGCACGAATGGAGAGATTGCGTTGACATTCCTGGAGTCCACTTACCACGCGGCTACTTCTTCGGGATCTCTTCCGCCACAGGAGACTTATCAG ACAATCACGACATCATTTCCCTGAAGACATACCAGCTGACGGTTGACCGGACGTTGGAAGAAGAGAAGCGGGACAAAGACGTTTTCCTTCCTGTGGTGGAGAACATGAAACTACCCGGGA TGGCAACGCCGATGCAACCCATGAGTGGCCTTGCTCTCTTCCTGATCGTCTTCTTTTCGCTGGTGGCCGTCGTCTTCATTATCGTCGTTGGCGTCATTGTGTACAACAAATGGCAAGAACAGAGCCGGAAACATTTCTACTGA
- the LMAN2L gene encoding VIP36-like protein isoform X2, with translation MAAAAAAAAEGAWSRGLLLLLLWLPLLVWKAGSEHMEEYLKREHSLTMPYQGVGSGSSSLWELMGNAMVMTQFVRLTPDIQSKQGAVWNRVPCYLRDWEMQVHFKIHGQGKKNLNGDGFAVWYTKDRMQPGPGFGSKDTFIGLGVFVDTYPNEEKHQERVFPYVSAMITNGSLVYDHERDGRPTELGGCTAIVRNLEHDTFLVIRYVKRRLTVLLDIDGKHEWRDCVDIPGVHLPRGYFFGISSATGDLSDNHDIISLKTYQLTVDRTLEEEKRDKDVFLPVVENMKLPGMATPMQPMSGLALFLIVFFSLVAVVFIIVVGVIVYNKWQEQSRKHFY, from the exons atggcggcggcggcggcggcggcggctgaggGAGCCTGGAGTCGGGggctgctcctgctgctgctaTGGTTGCCGCTGCTGGTCTGGAAAGCCGGGTCGGAGCACATGGAGGAGTACCTAAAGCGGGAGCACTCGCTCACCATGCCTTACCAGG GTGTGGGATCTGGCAGTTCGTCACTGTGGGAACTTATGGGCAACGCGATGGTGATGACCCAGTTTGTCCGACTCACTCCAGACATCCAAAGCAAACAGGGGGCTGTCTGGAACAGAGTG CCTTGTTACTTGAGGGATTGGGAGATGCAGGTGCATTTTAAAATCCACGGGCAAGGGAAGAAGAACCTCAACGGAGATGGCTTCGCGGTCTGGTACACCAAGGATCGGATGCAGCCAG GGCCGGGTTTTGGCAGCAAAGATACCTTCATAGGGCTGGGCGTGTTTGTAGACACCTACCCCAATGAGGAGAAGCACCAAGAG CGCGTCTTCCCATACGTCTCGGCCATGATCACCAACGGGTCCCTGGTCTACGACCATGAGAGGGACGGGAGGCCGACCGAACTCGGGGGTTGCACGGCCATCGTTCGCAACCTGGAGCATGACACGTTCCTGGTGATCCGCTACGTGAAGAGGAGGCTTACG GTTTTGCTCGACATTGACGGAAAGCACGAATGGAGAGATTGCGTTGACATTCCTGGAGTCCACTTACCACGCGGCTACTTCTTCGGGATCTCTTCCGCCACAGGAGACTTATCAG ACAATCACGACATCATTTCCCTGAAGACATACCAGCTGACGGTTGACCGGACGTTGGAAGAAGAGAAGCGGGACAAAGACGTTTTCCTTCCTGTGGTGGAGAACATGAAACTACCCGGGA TGGCAACGCCGATGCAACCCATGAGTGGCCTTGCTCTCTTCCTGATCGTCTTCTTTTCGCTGGTGGCCGTCGTCTTCATTATCGTCGTTGGCGTCATTGTGTACAACAAATGGCAAGAACAGAGCCGGAAACATTTCTACTGA